The Chryseobacterium geocarposphaerae genome window below encodes:
- a CDS encoding ferritin-like domain-containing protein, with product MNILKLLDKLSNDKFFTTEATRLETLTNISEFGKKAAVASIPLGLGTLVSTPAKAETTTTVNTTFFKSVLTDALQLALVLEYLENEYYAMGLAAGTLIPSADRVVFMQISKHESAHVTFLKNTLTSLGVTPGAKPTFDFTAGGNFTPFTDYNQFLILAQAFEDTGVRAYKGQAGNVMSNKAVLQAALQIHSVEARHASQVRRMRANKGWIELADGGNMPSATNPVYAGEGNINQAGFNTSTAFGAAAGSAAYDEILTGSDAQAIASLFIV from the coding sequence ATGAATATTCTTAAATTACTCGATAAACTTTCAAATGATAAATTCTTCACTACGGAAGCTACAAGATTAGAAACATTAACCAACATTTCAGAATTCGGGAAGAAAGCAGCCGTTGCTTCTATTCCTCTAGGATTAGGAACTTTGGTATCGACTCCGGCAAAAGCTGAAACAACGACAACCGTCAATACTACATTTTTTAAATCTGTTTTAACAGATGCATTACAACTGGCCCTTGTTTTAGAATATCTGGAAAATGAATATTACGCCATGGGACTAGCTGCCGGAACATTAATTCCAAGTGCAGACAGGGTTGTTTTTATGCAGATTTCAAAACATGAATCCGCTCATGTTACCTTTTTAAAAAATACATTGACGTCGTTGGGAGTCACTCCGGGAGCAAAGCCAACTTTTGATTTTACCGCAGGAGGGAATTTCACTCCTTTTACAGATTATAATCAATTTTTAATTCTTGCCCAGGCTTTTGAAGATACAGGAGTAAGAGCTTATAAAGGACAGGCAGGAAACGTAATGTCTAATAAAGCTGTTCTGCAGGCTGCCTTACAAATACATTCAGTAGAAGCAAGACATGCTTCGCAGGTTCGCAGAATGAGAGCCAACAAGGGCTGGATAGAATTGGCAGATGGAGGAAATATGCCTTCCGCAACCAATCCGGTGTATGCCGGAGAAGGCAATATCAATCAGGCAGGCTTCAATACCTCTACAGCGTTTGGAGCTGCAGCGGGTTCAGCAGCTTATGATGAAATCCTTACAGGAAGTGATGCACAAGCGATAGCATCTTTGTTTATTGTTTAG
- a CDS encoding ferritin-like domain-containing protein, with amino-acid sequence MKNTIHVSNQGATLDTSRRNFLKLSGIGLAMAGLTLIGCDDNEFDYMANDKVFDLGTGDVGVLNYAYALEQLEADFYTKVVNNFYTGISSIEKELFTDLYHHEVIHRDFFKAAISGATMNVLPKLEFQYPNVNFNDRNSVLATAKALEDTGVAAYNGAGKYISNTDYLVIAGKIVSVEARHASAIRNLINPGTAAFSGDDVIDGNGLDLAKEPKDIVMTAGGFIKTPFTWKEQGIN; translated from the coding sequence ATGAAAAACACTATTCATGTTTCTAATCAGGGAGCTACTCTTGATACAAGCAGACGGAATTTTTTAAAGCTAAGTGGCATCGGCTTGGCAATGGCAGGACTTACATTGATAGGCTGTGATGATAATGAGTTTGATTATATGGCCAATGATAAAGTATTTGACCTGGGTACTGGCGATGTCGGGGTTCTGAACTATGCATATGCATTGGAACAGCTTGAGGCTGATTTTTATACAAAGGTTGTTAATAACTTTTATACCGGAATTTCAAGCATTGAAAAAGAACTATTCACTGATCTTTACCATCACGAAGTGATCCACAGGGATTTCTTCAAAGCCGCAATAAGCGGAGCAACGATGAATGTCCTTCCCAAACTGGAATTCCAATATCCAAATGTAAATTTCAATGACAGAAATTCTGTATTAGCAACGGCAAAAGCACTTGAAGATACAGGAGTGGCAGCTTATAACGGAGCCGGTAAATACATTAGCAATACTGATTACCTGGTAATTGCCGGAAAAATTGTTTCTGTAGAGGCAAGACATGCTTCAGCGATAAGAAATTTGATCAATCCGGGAACGGCAGCATTCTCCGGAGATGATGTAATAGACGGTAACGGATTGGATCTTGCCAAAGAGCCAAAAGATATTGTAATGACTGCGGGAGGATTTATCAAAACGCCTTTCACTTGGAAAGAACAGGGAATCAATTAA
- a CDS encoding fasciclin domain-containing protein — protein sequence MNTQSKIAVLGMMVLSFAFSGNAAAQMSKEKTVIVGGAPMYPSKNIIENAVNSKDHKTLVAAVKAAGLVETLQGAGPFTVLAPTDEAFAKLPKGTVENLVKPENKATLTKILTYHVLAGKYNAKQIWAAVKAGNGKAMMKTVEGEDLTFWTKGKDLYIRDSKGNNAKVTIADVNQSNGVIHVIDTVLMP from the coding sequence ATGAACACACAATCAAAAATCGCAGTTTTAGGAATGATGGTATTATCATTTGCTTTCAGTGGAAATGCAGCTGCACAGATGTCAAAAGAAAAAACAGTAATAGTAGGTGGTGCACCAATGTATCCTTCTAAAAACATTATTGAAAACGCTGTAAATTCCAAAGACCATAAAACTTTGGTTGCAGCAGTAAAAGCAGCCGGTTTGGTAGAAACTTTGCAGGGAGCAGGACCTTTCACCGTATTAGCTCCAACAGATGAAGCGTTCGCAAAATTACCGAAAGGTACAGTAGAGAATCTTGTAAAACCAGAAAACAAAGCAACGCTTACCAAGATTTTAACTTATCACGTTCTTGCAGGAAAATACAATGCCAAGCAAATCTGGGCAGCAGTAAAAGCAGGAAACGGGAAAGCTATGATGAAAACTGTTGAAGGCGAGGATCTTACTTTCTGGACAAAAGGAAAAGACTTGTACATAAGAGATTCAAAAGGAAATAATGCAAAAGTAACAATCGCTGACGTTAACCAATCCAACGGAGTGATTCATGTCATTGATACGGTATTGATGCCGTAG
- a CDS encoding RNA polymerase sigma factor yields MIFILFYYIWKKYPTIKTTYSEEQLIVLLKERNETGFHHLYDNYSGALYGVILRIVQSKEYTEEVIQDVFVKIWNSIHQYDSSKGRFYTWMINIARNTAIDYLKSKSFQNELKNQPLPDFVYNSKELSITNDSSDYIGFNNVLESLEVDKQELIDLAYYQGYTQNEISDKLKIPLGTVKTKMRNALIKLKDLLKDYQ; encoded by the coding sequence TTGATATTTATTTTATTTTACTACATTTGGAAAAAATATCCCACTATTAAAACAACCTACTCGGAAGAACAACTTATCGTTTTACTGAAAGAAAGAAACGAAACTGGTTTTCATCATTTGTATGACAACTATTCCGGTGCATTGTATGGAGTGATTTTACGGATTGTTCAGTCTAAAGAATATACCGAAGAAGTTATTCAGGATGTTTTTGTTAAAATCTGGAATTCTATCCATCAGTATGATTCATCTAAAGGTAGGTTCTATACATGGATGATCAATATTGCAAGAAATACAGCGATAGATTATTTAAAATCAAAAAGTTTTCAAAACGAGTTAAAAAACCAACCGCTTCCGGATTTCGTATATAACTCCAAAGAACTTTCAATCACTAATGATTCATCGGATTACATTGGATTTAATAATGTGCTTGAAAGTCTGGAGGTAGACAAGCAGGAACTTATCGATCTCGCCTATTATCAGGGATATACTCAAAATGAGATATCCGATAAACTGAAAATACCGCTGGGAACGGTGAAAACCAAAATGCGGAATGCGCTGATAAAATTAAAAGACTTGTTAAAAGATTATCAATAA
- a CDS encoding anti-sigma factor, giving the protein MNTKEYISSGIIESYILGLASPEEAGILECVMKNNAEVKAAVEEAQKTLEDLATAQSVTPPADLKTKIWNRIQQEQTVEELHPVVSADIPPAKSQEEIKIQGNSNWKAFAVAASVLFLVSVAGNLFWMNSQSEAKERLAKMETEKKNQDLAMQKMHEKIEMVSNPDMKMVMLKGVEKHADSKAMVFWNTKTKEVYLNADSLPKAPEGMQYQLWAITDGKPVNAGMYTEDKDSKIAIANIPNAQAFAITLEKQGGSPTPTMENMYVMGGV; this is encoded by the coding sequence TTGAACACTAAAGAATACATATCATCCGGAATAATAGAATCTTATATTCTAGGTCTTGCTTCTCCTGAGGAAGCAGGTATTTTGGAGTGTGTGATGAAAAATAATGCAGAAGTAAAGGCGGCTGTTGAAGAAGCTCAAAAAACATTGGAAGATCTTGCTACTGCACAGTCTGTAACGCCTCCGGCAGATTTAAAAACAAAAATCTGGAATAGGATTCAGCAGGAACAGACTGTTGAGGAACTACATCCTGTGGTTTCAGCAGATATTCCTCCTGCAAAGTCTCAGGAAGAAATTAAAATTCAGGGAAATAGCAATTGGAAAGCTTTTGCAGTTGCTGCATCAGTATTGTTTTTAGTGAGTGTGGCCGGAAATCTTTTCTGGATGAATAGCCAGTCTGAAGCTAAAGAAAGGCTTGCAAAAATGGAAACTGAAAAGAAAAATCAGGATCTTGCGATGCAGAAAATGCATGAAAAAATAGAAATGGTCTCCAATCCTGATATGAAAATGGTTATGCTGAAAGGGGTAGAAAAACATGCCGACTCCAAAGCGATGGTTTTTTGGAACACTAAAACAAAAGAAGTGTATCTGAATGCCGATAGTTTACCTAAAGCTCCTGAAGGAATGCAGTATCAATTATGGGCCATCACAGACGGGAAACCTGTGAATGCAGGAATGTACACGGAAGATAAAGACAGTAAAATAGCGATCGCTAATATTCCCAATGCTCAGGCTTTTGCCATTACTTTAGAAAAGCAGGGAGGAAGTCCGACTCCTACTATGGAAAATATGTATGTAATGGGTGGAGTGTAG
- a CDS encoding MarR family winged helix-turn-helix transcriptional regulator — protein sequence MHYSIVKDVLNLLEKFEIENESHAYSSDIEGFKTWLCKNESSEKKENEPYWEGKENGRSPESVISTSLVHLNRYAKSYSKSAIWDSDFATQEDFIYLITLKTFGEMTKMELIKKNIHEKPAGMLIINRLIKQGWIEQKESEKDKRTKVINITDSGRVSLENQMSRIRTATNIVAGNLNHSEKMELIRILEKLEKFHHPIFSRHLESRNLIDTISSEYSFLKN from the coding sequence ATGCACTATTCAATTGTAAAAGATGTTCTCAACTTACTTGAAAAATTTGAGATCGAAAATGAAAGTCATGCTTATTCTTCGGATATAGAAGGTTTTAAAACATGGTTGTGTAAGAATGAGTCCTCAGAGAAGAAAGAGAATGAACCTTACTGGGAAGGCAAAGAAAATGGAAGAAGTCCGGAAAGTGTGATAAGCACTTCGCTGGTACATCTTAACAGATATGCAAAATCATATTCGAAATCTGCGATCTGGGATTCAGATTTTGCGACACAGGAAGATTTTATTTATCTGATTACGCTCAAAACATTTGGAGAAATGACCAAAATGGAACTCATTAAAAAAAATATTCACGAAAAACCGGCTGGAATGCTGATTATCAACAGGCTTATCAAGCAGGGGTGGATAGAACAAAAGGAGTCTGAGAAGGATAAAAGAACAAAAGTGATAAACATTACGGACTCAGGAAGAGTTTCACTGGAAAATCAGATGAGCAGAATAAGAACGGCTACCAATATTGTGGCCGGAAATCTTAACCATTCGGAAAAAATGGAGCTGATAAGAATTCTTGAAAAGCTGGAAAAATTTCATCATCCGATCTTCAGCCGTCATCTGGAATCCAGAAACCTTATCGATACCATTAGCTCAGAATATTCATTCCTAAAAAACTAA
- a CDS encoding phytoene desaturase family protein, whose protein sequence is MNKKIAIIGSGFSGLSSAAYLAKEGNEVHVFEKNSNVGGRARQFRTEEGYAFDMGPSWYWMPDIIESFFEDFGKKSSDFYELVRLDPQFEMVFSDGIMSIPDSYEEMVVLFEKMEKGARKRLESFMKDAQVKYEVGMKDFVNKPCHSWLEFVSPKMAANALKLDLLSSFSKFVRKYFKHPKLIALMEFPVIFLGAAPSKIPALYSLMNYGGYKLGTWYPMGGFSKVTEAMMQIGKDQGVHFHFNSTVEKINVENDKAHAIQVNGEEQYFDIIIASSDYHHTESKLLPPNSRNYASSYWEKKTFAPSCLIYYLGIKGKIPNLKHHTLFFENELELHTHEIYEDKKWPTKPLFYSCCPSKTDQTVAPENCENVFLLMPVAPGIEDSEEIREKYFHEMIRRLENHTGSSDILSRIEYKRSYCINDFKEDYNAYKGNAYGLANTLSQTAVLKPSIRNKKIKNLLYTGQLTVPGPGVPPSIISGKIAANEARKIN, encoded by the coding sequence ATGAATAAAAAAATAGCCATTATCGGTTCAGGATTTTCCGGTTTGTCTTCAGCTGCTTATCTGGCAAAAGAAGGGAATGAAGTTCATGTGTTTGAAAAAAACAGCAATGTGGGTGGAAGAGCAAGACAATTCAGAACTGAAGAAGGCTATGCTTTTGACATGGGTCCGAGCTGGTACTGGATGCCGGATATTATTGAATCGTTTTTTGAGGATTTTGGAAAAAAATCATCTGATTTTTATGAACTGGTCAGGTTGGATCCTCAGTTTGAAATGGTCTTTTCTGATGGAATCATGAGTATTCCGGACAGTTATGAGGAAATGGTTGTTTTATTCGAAAAAATGGAAAAGGGAGCAAGAAAGAGGCTCGAGAGTTTTATGAAAGACGCTCAGGTTAAATATGAGGTCGGAATGAAAGATTTCGTTAATAAACCGTGTCATTCATGGCTAGAATTTGTTTCCCCAAAAATGGCAGCAAATGCATTAAAACTGGACTTGCTAAGTAGTTTTAGCAAGTTTGTGAGGAAATATTTCAAACATCCTAAGCTCATCGCGTTGATGGAGTTTCCTGTCATCTTTTTGGGAGCGGCACCATCAAAAATTCCTGCGCTGTATAGTCTTATGAACTACGGAGGATATAAACTGGGGACCTGGTATCCAATGGGAGGTTTTTCAAAAGTGACCGAAGCCATGATGCAGATAGGAAAAGATCAGGGAGTACATTTTCATTTTAATTCGACGGTTGAAAAAATTAATGTTGAAAATGATAAAGCTCATGCAATACAAGTGAATGGTGAAGAACAGTATTTTGATATTATTATAGCTTCATCAGATTATCATCATACGGAAAGTAAGCTTCTTCCTCCGAATAGCAGAAATTATGCTTCTTCCTATTGGGAAAAGAAAACATTTGCTCCTTCTTGTCTCATTTATTATTTAGGAATTAAAGGGAAAATTCCTAATCTGAAGCATCATACGCTTTTCTTCGAAAATGAGCTTGAATTACATACTCATGAAATTTATGAAGATAAAAAATGGCCCACAAAACCATTATTCTATTCTTGTTGCCCGTCCAAGACCGATCAAACGGTTGCTCCTGAAAACTGTGAAAATGTATTTCTTTTAATGCCTGTAGCTCCCGGAATAGAAGATTCTGAAGAAATAAGAGAAAAATATTTCCATGAAATGATCCGAAGGCTGGAAAACCATACCGGAAGTTCTGATATCCTGTCAAGAATAGAGTATAAAAGAAGTTATTGCATCAATGATTTTAAAGAAGATTACAATGCCTACAAAGGAAATGCTTATGGTCTAGCCAATACGTTATCTCAAACGGCAGTTTTAAAACCTTCAATCAGAAATAAAAAAATTAAAAACCTGTTGTATACCGGCCAACTTACAGTTCCCGGACCCGGAGTTCCACCATCTATAATTTCCGGTAAAATAGCAGCAAATGAAGCCCGCAAAATAAATTAA
- a CDS encoding phytoene/squalene synthase family protein, which translates to MKKLFDDLSYKVSRETTRLYSTSFSLGIMALSPKLRNPIYAIYGYVRLADEIVDSFHAYDKQKLLSRYKQETFQALEDGISLNPILQSFQETVHKYKIDHSLIHQFLKSMEMDLQKIDYNSDLYKEYIVGSAEVVGLMCLHIFTEGNPKEFERLKSYAMILGSAFQKVNFLRDMKDDYQILGRCYFPNVDISYFDNTVKAHIEKEIEEEFQIALQGIKKLPSSSRFGVYLAFRYYTSLFRKIKRTSANEMINRRIRISNGKKLSVMMSSYFQYKTSFL; encoded by the coding sequence ATGAAAAAATTGTTTGACGACCTTTCTTACAAAGTGAGCAGAGAAACAACCAGGCTGTACAGCACAAGCTTTTCTCTGGGAATAATGGCACTTTCGCCTAAACTGAGAAATCCTATATATGCCATTTATGGATATGTACGCCTTGCCGACGAAATTGTAGACAGCTTTCATGCTTATGATAAGCAAAAGCTTTTGTCACGGTATAAACAGGAGACTTTTCAGGCTCTGGAAGATGGAATCTCACTCAATCCCATCTTACAGTCATTTCAGGAAACGGTGCATAAATATAAAATTGATCACAGTCTCATTCACCAGTTTCTGAAAAGCATGGAAATGGATCTCCAGAAGATTGATTATAATTCTGATTTGTATAAGGAATATATTGTAGGATCTGCTGAAGTTGTAGGACTTATGTGTCTTCATATTTTTACAGAAGGAAACCCCAAAGAGTTTGAGCGGTTGAAATCCTATGCAATGATCTTGGGATCAGCATTTCAGAAAGTCAATTTTCTTAGGGATATGAAAGATGATTATCAGATCTTAGGACGATGCTATTTTCCGAATGTGGATATTTCTTATTTTGATAATACTGTAAAAGCTCATATTGAAAAAGAAATAGAAGAAGAATTCCAAATAGCATTGCAGGGCATTAAAAAGCTTCCCAGCTCTTCAAGATTCGGTGTTTATCTGGCCTTTAGATATTATACTTCATTGTTCAGAAAAATAAAAAGAACTTCTGCCAATGAAATGATCAACCGAAGAATAAGAATATCCAACGGGAAGAAGCTGTCTGTAATGATGAGCAGCTATTTCCAGTACAAAACTTCTTTTTTATAA
- a CDS encoding SRPBCC family protein produces MVHTIYKKQQLNCDIEEAWKFFSSANNLAIITPPEMNFTVLTKMEDDEIFEGMIIDYYVSPIMGIEMKWKTEITHVDFQKSFTDFQKKGPYKLWNHHHEFIVNDYGVFMKDVVKYELPFGFLGEIAHKLFVRKKLEHIFNYRYKVLEELFNTKKNYEFTDRS; encoded by the coding sequence ATGGTACATACAATTTATAAAAAACAGCAGCTGAATTGTGATATCGAAGAGGCCTGGAAATTTTTTTCTTCAGCAAACAATCTTGCGATCATCACACCACCTGAAATGAATTTTACGGTGCTTACCAAAATGGAAGATGATGAAATTTTTGAAGGGATGATCATTGATTATTATGTTTCGCCTATAATGGGAATAGAAATGAAATGGAAAACGGAAATTACCCATGTTGATTTTCAAAAAAGCTTTACCGATTTCCAGAAAAAAGGGCCGTATAAACTTTGGAACCACCATCATGAGTTTATAGTTAATGATTACGGAGTATTTATGAAGGATGTTGTAAAGTATGAGCTTCCTTTCGGCTTTTTAGGCGAAATTGCCCATAAATTATTTGTCAGAAAAAAGCTTGAGCATATTTTCAATTACCGATATAAGGTCTTAGAAGAACTATTTAATACCAAAAAAAATTATGAATTTACTGATCGTTCTTAG
- a CDS encoding sterol desaturase family protein, which translates to MNLLIVLSTFLIMEGMTWCIHKYIMHGFLWSLHKDHHDHSNHGPMEKNDYFFLIFALPTIALMYYGTLQNFNFWFYIAVGIALYGMAYFFVHDIFIHQRLKILRNTKNPYLLAIRRAHKQHHKHTRKEKGECFGFLWVPIQYFKMYFNKSKA; encoded by the coding sequence ATGAATTTACTGATCGTTCTTAGTACATTTCTCATCATGGAAGGAATGACGTGGTGTATTCATAAATATATTATGCATGGTTTTTTATGGAGCTTGCATAAAGATCATCACGATCATAGCAACCATGGTCCTATGGAAAAAAATGATTACTTTTTTCTGATCTTTGCGCTGCCTACCATAGCGCTGATGTATTACGGAACTTTACAGAACTTTAATTTTTGGTTCTATATAGCAGTAGGTATAGCATTGTACGGAATGGCTTATTTCTTTGTTCATGATATTTTTATCCATCAGAGGCTGAAGATTCTTCGAAATACCAAAAATCCTTATCTGCTTGCCATAAGAAGAGCCCATAAACAGCATCATAAACATACAAGAAAAGAAAAAGGGGAGTGCTTCGGCTTTCTGTGGGTTCCTATACAGTATTTTAAAATGTATTTTAATAAAAGTAAAGCCTGA
- a CDS encoding lycopene cyclase domain-containing protein, translating into MQQYTYLLIDFCTVIICFIFSFHPKIKFNRHFTAFLKASCIVASVFIVWDIWFTQKGVWWFNDTYLLGIRIYNLPVEEILFFFCIPFSCIFTYFCIDKFFTLDWNPLPEKAFVCLSIISSLFIAFYSHDKIYTLVTFASTAVSIFILYFVLKSRWIGKASLIYLFLMPGFFAVNGILTGTGLESPVVNYNPQDFLGIRMLTIPIEDTVYGYEMILWNIFLFQKFKNNEQD; encoded by the coding sequence ATGCAGCAATATACCTATCTTTTAATTGATTTTTGTACAGTAATTATCTGTTTTATTTTTTCATTTCATCCTAAAATAAAGTTCAACAGACACTTTACCGCCTTTTTGAAAGCTTCGTGTATAGTGGCTTCAGTATTCATTGTATGGGATATCTGGTTTACACAAAAAGGAGTTTGGTGGTTTAATGATACTTATCTTTTAGGAATCCGGATATATAATCTTCCGGTTGAAGAGATTCTGTTCTTTTTCTGTATTCCCTTTTCATGTATTTTCACCTACTTCTGTATAGATAAATTTTTTACGCTAGATTGGAATCCTTTGCCTGAAAAAGCTTTTGTTTGTCTATCGATTATTTCTTCACTGTTCATAGCTTTCTATTCTCATGATAAGATTTATACTTTAGTAACTTTTGCTTCCACGGCGGTTAGTATTTTTATCCTCTATTTTGTGTTAAAGTCGAGGTGGATTGGTAAAGCATCACTTATATATCTTTTTCTGATGCCTGGTTTTTTTGCAGTAAACGGAATACTTACGGGAACAGGTCTGGAATCTCCCGTTGTCAATTACAATCCACAGGATTTCCTGGGTATCAGAATGCTTACAATACCCATTGAAGATACAGTGTATGGATATGAAATGATTTTATGGAACATCTTTTTATTTCAAAAATTTAAAAATAATGAGCAAGATTAA
- a CDS encoding cryptochrome/photolyase family protein encodes MSKINVFWFRRDLRLEDNAGLYHALQSGNKVLPVFIFDTEILDLLQDKSDKRVDYIQQALNSLDKELKIYNSGLKTYYGKPIDIFKQLTEEFEIDTVFCNRDYEPQAIKRDKQIADFLQKNGVGFLDFKDQVIFEKNEILKSDQSPYTIFTPYSKKWKENLQSVDEYRSDFSNFIQLKNSLEILSLEEIGFKKTEVNFTKPSIDRKIIDSYQQYRDFPALDHTTHLGIALRFGTVSIRKCVEFALEHSDTWLNELIWREFFMQILFHFPDVVAHCFKKKYESINWRNNEEEFKAWCEGKTGYPIVDAGMRELNETGFMHNRVRMIVASFLTKHLLIDWRWGEAYFAQKLLDYDLSANNGNWQWAAGCGCDAVPYFRIFNPEEQTKKFDKNHVYIKKWLTNYDQPAPLVEHKFARERALETYKKALT; translated from the coding sequence ATGAGCAAGATTAATGTTTTCTGGTTCAGGAGAGATCTTAGGCTCGAAGATAATGCGGGGCTGTATCATGCTTTACAATCAGGAAACAAAGTGTTGCCTGTATTTATATTTGATACGGAGATTTTAGATCTTCTTCAGGATAAATCCGATAAAAGAGTAGATTATATCCAGCAGGCTTTGAATAGTTTAGATAAAGAACTGAAAATCTATAACAGTGGTCTTAAAACATATTACGGAAAACCTATTGATATTTTTAAACAGCTTACAGAAGAGTTTGAAATTGACACCGTATTTTGTAACAGAGATTACGAACCACAAGCTATAAAAAGAGACAAGCAAATAGCGGATTTTCTTCAAAAAAATGGAGTTGGATTTTTAGATTTTAAAGATCAGGTGATATTTGAAAAAAATGAAATCCTCAAAAGCGACCAGTCTCCATATACCATTTTCACTCCCTATTCAAAAAAGTGGAAGGAGAACTTACAATCTGTTGATGAATACAGATCTGACTTCAGCAATTTTATTCAGTTGAAAAACTCTTTAGAGATTCTCAGCCTGGAGGAGATTGGTTTTAAGAAAACAGAAGTAAACTTTACAAAACCTTCAATTGACAGAAAGATCATTGATTCTTATCAGCAATACAGGGATTTTCCGGCTTTAGACCATACTACACATCTAGGGATTGCCCTTCGTTTTGGGACGGTTTCTATAAGGAAATGTGTGGAATTTGCTCTTGAGCATAGTGATACTTGGCTTAATGAGTTGATATGGAGGGAGTTTTTTATGCAGATTCTATTTCATTTTCCTGATGTGGTGGCTCATTGTTTCAAGAAAAAATACGAGAGCATCAATTGGCGAAATAATGAAGAAGAATTTAAAGCCTGGTGCGAAGGAAAAACCGGTTATCCTATTGTGGATGCAGGAATGCGTGAGCTTAATGAAACGGGTTTTATGCATAACAGGGTCAGGATGATTGTGGCAAGCTTTCTTACCAAACATCTGCTCATTGACTGGCGATGGGGAGAAGCTTATTTTGCACAAAAGCTGTTAGATTATGATCTTTCTGCCAATAATGGAAACTGGCAATGGGCGGCAGGATGCGGATGTGATGCTGTTCCCTATTTCAGAATTTTTAATCCCGAAGAGCAAACCAAAAAGTTTGATAAAAACCATGTCTATATTAAAAAATGGCTAACAAATTATGATCAGCCAGCTCCTTTAGTTGAGCATAAATTCGCCAGAGAACGTGCGTTGGAAACCTATAAGAAAGCCCTTACTTAA
- a CDS encoding lmo0937 family membrane protein, giving the protein MRSVLWLVAVICIAVWLLGILGIIPGISTGYLVHVLLVIAIIVILYNIITGRKPLD; this is encoded by the coding sequence ATGAGAAGTGTATTATGGTTAGTAGCAGTCATTTGTATTGCGGTATGGCTTTTAGGGATTTTAGGAATCATTCCGGGAATCAGTACGGGATATTTAGTACATGTATTATTAGTAATTGCAATTATTGTGATTTTATATAATATTATCACAGGTAGAAAACCACTTGATTAG
- a CDS encoding DUF4142 domain-containing protein codes for MKKSMLVLLSAVAMMACKKKETTTVNQSADSSTVSAPAESGMTVSDSVKMSNEHDVNNLLSDQDRKFAENASRGGMMEVMMGKLAATNAGNAAVKALGEMMVNDHTKANEELKKWASGVGYTLPTDLDDKKQKKYDELKTKKGMEFDKMYTDLMVDDHEEDIKDFKKQASDGSESALKSFASNTLPTLEHHLMEAKKAKEAVK; via the coding sequence ATGAAAAAATCAATGTTAGTCCTTTTATCAGCCGTTGCTATGATGGCTTGTAAGAAAAAAGAAACCACGACTGTTAATCAGTCTGCAGACAGTTCTACAGTATCTGCTCCGGCAGAATCGGGAATGACTGTTTCTGATTCTGTTAAGATGTCTAATGAACATGATGTAAATAATCTGCTGAGTGATCAGGACAGGAAGTTTGCAGAAAACGCATCAAGAGGAGGAATGATGGAAGTAATGATGGGAAAACTGGCTGCTACCAATGCAGGCAATGCTGCAGTAAAAGCATTAGGAGAAATGATGGTTAATGATCACACCAAAGCCAATGAAGAGCTCAAAAAATGGGCTTCGGGAGTAGGATATACATTGCCTACAGATTTGGATGATAAAAAACAGAAGAAGTATGATGAGCTGAAAACTAAAAAAGGAATGGAATTCGATAAAATGTACACCGATTTAATGGTAGATGATCATGAGGAAGATATAAAAGACTTTAAAAAACAAGCTTCTGACGGTTCAGAATCTGCCTTGAAATCGTTCGCAAGCAATACACTTCCTACTTTAGAACATCATTTAATGGAAGCCAAAAAGGCAAAAGAAGCAGTAAAATAA